Proteins from a genomic interval of Bradyrhizobium sp. CCGB01:
- a CDS encoding Cache 3/Cache 2 fusion domain-containing protein encodes MNRKTLLAGILAAGFMAASVMAPSVGHAQADPRVTKSMETLKSMTAKLGAPKLEGNDAVGGKEAPALYFGTTKLNNNFDIVDAIGKEDGKGMTATLFAKSGDEYIRVSTSVPKPDGSGRAVGTVLAGPALESIKAGKAHYGEVPILGIPYITGYEPMKDSSGAQIGVYYVGYKK; translated from the coding sequence ATGAATCGGAAGACTCTTTTGGCCGGCATTCTAGCCGCTGGCTTCATGGCAGCGTCTGTGATGGCTCCTAGCGTCGGGCACGCTCAGGCAGACCCGAGGGTCACAAAATCCATGGAGACCCTCAAGTCCATGACAGCGAAACTGGGAGCGCCAAAGCTCGAGGGCAATGACGCGGTCGGCGGCAAGGAAGCTCCTGCCCTGTATTTCGGTACGACCAAGCTCAACAACAATTTCGATATTGTTGACGCAATTGGAAAGGAAGACGGCAAAGGGATGACGGCCACTCTGTTCGCGAAAAGTGGAGACGAATACATCCGCGTCTCCACGAGTGTACCGAAGCCCGACGGCAGCGGTCGAGCGGTGGGCACCGTACTGGCAGGACCGGCGCTCGAGTCGATCAAAGCAGGCAAAGCGCATTATGGCGAAGTCCCTATTCTGGGAATACCGTACATAACGGGCTACGAGCCGATGAAGGATAGCTCGGGCGCTCAAATTGGCGTCTACTATGTGGGCTACAAGAAGTAA